One Methylomagnum ishizawai DNA segment encodes these proteins:
- a CDS encoding helix-turn-helix domain-containing protein, with translation MLTLGQAAKETGLSKPTISAAIKKGRLSASRGEGGQYQIDPAELFRVYPPSSNENVMALQSLTPQETGTLHREIELLREQLEREREFNAELSRRLDEEAQERRKSAEEIRRLTLLLTHKPERETTQPEPTTPKVEGEKGRFWEKLFGRSQID, from the coding sequence ATGCTTACCCTAGGACAAGCCGCAAAAGAAACAGGGCTTTCTAAGCCGACAATCTCAGCAGCCATAAAGAAAGGGCGGCTCTCCGCTTCTCGTGGTGAAGGAGGGCAATACCAGATTGATCCCGCCGAGCTTTTCAGGGTTTACCCACCTTCCAGTAATGAAAATGTAATGGCTTTACAAAGCCTAACCCCACAGGAAACCGGCACCTTACACCGGGAGATAGAGCTTTTGCGGGAGCAATTGGAACGGGAGCGGGAATTTAACGCCGAGCTTTCGCGGCGGCTGGACGAGGAAGCGCAAGAGCGGCGGAAGTCCGCCGAAGAAATCCGGCGGCTTACCCTCCTGTTGACACATAAGCCAGAGCGGGAGACCACACAGCCTGAACCTACTACACCGAAGGTCGAGGGCGAAAAGGGGCGGTTTTGGGAAAAGTTATTCGGGCGGAGCCAAATAGATTAA
- a CDS encoding helix-turn-helix transcriptional regulator produces the protein MLHEALRTLRVFHDMTQKELSERLGISKSHLSEIEGGKKTPVLSLLDKYSAVFEIPVSSILFFSENINNDKTAEKVRVAVSSKILSLLSFIAERSGKMYAE, from the coding sequence ATGTTACACGAGGCTTTACGGACACTGAGGGTATTCCATGACATGACGCAGAAGGAACTTTCTGAACGGCTTGGCATATCAAAATCCCACTTATCGGAAATAGAAGGCGGAAAAAAAACCCCCGTTTTGTCTCTCCTTGATAAGTATTCAGCAGTCTTTGAAATTCCAGTCTCCTCGATCTTGTTCTTTTCTGAAAACATTAATAACGATAAAACCGCAGAAAAGGTTAGAGTTGCGGTGTCTTCCAAGATTTTGAGCCTACTAAGTTTTATAGCAGAACGGTCTGGGAAAATGTATGCAGAATAA
- a CDS encoding recombinase family protein: MKIGYARVSTDDQNPDLQLTALKAAGCERVFTDKATGASAKRPQLTRCLAALAAGDTLTVWKLDRLGRSLGDLIALMDDLKAREVAFQSLTESIDTTTPTGRAMWQMVGILAELERSLIRERTQAGRAAAVARGVKMGRKPKLTAQQVAHARALLDQGELHDSIAKSLGVSRRTLYRALRDFS; encoded by the coding sequence ATGAAAATCGGCTATGCGCGGGTGTCCACCGACGACCAGAACCCGGACTTGCAGCTTACCGCCCTCAAGGCGGCAGGATGCGAGCGGGTGTTCACCGATAAGGCGACGGGGGCGAGCGCCAAGCGCCCCCAGTTGACCCGTTGCCTTGCGGCGCTGGCAGCGGGCGACACGCTGACCGTGTGGAAGCTTGACCGGTTGGGGCGTTCTCTGGGTGACTTGATTGCCCTGATGGACGACCTCAAAGCGCGGGAAGTGGCTTTTCAGTCGCTTACCGAATCCATCGACACGACGACCCCCACCGGGCGGGCGATGTGGCAAATGGTGGGCATACTGGCCGAGCTTGAACGCTCTTTGATCCGGGAGCGCACGCAGGCCGGGCGGGCGGCGGCGGTGGCGCGGGGGGTGAAGATGGGGCGCAAGCCCAAATTGACCGCGCAGCAGGTAGCGCACGCCCGCGCACTACTCGACCAAGGCGAACTTCACGACAGCATAGCCAAGTCGCTGGGCGTTTCTCGGCGGACGCTCTACCGTGCGCTACGGGATTTTTCTTGA
- a CDS encoding GNAT family N-acetyltransferase: MSVLEIEKLRFDHDTERFDCGKSELNSFLKQFAFSNQRANLAQTYVLCRDKKIVAYYSLAVGHADHRDAPSRVTQGIGRYPVPLMILARLAVALDEQGNGFGAAMLKDALQRTIRVADIAGIRALFVHAKDDEARAFYEYFNFRPSPIDPYQLFLLTKDIRRLVM; the protein is encoded by the coding sequence ATGAGTGTTCTTGAGATTGAGAAATTACGTTTTGACCATGACACGGAAAGGTTTGACTGCGGGAAATCGGAGCTAAACAGTTTTCTAAAACAGTTTGCTTTTAGCAACCAGCGTGCAAACCTTGCGCAAACCTATGTGCTATGTCGTGATAAAAAGATTGTGGCGTATTACAGCCTTGCGGTAGGTCACGCCGATCATAGGGACGCACCCAGCAGGGTTACACAGGGCATCGGGCGGTATCCTGTGCCGCTGATGATTCTGGCGCGGCTTGCCGTTGCCTTGGACGAGCAGGGAAATGGATTCGGCGCGGCCATGTTGAAAGACGCTTTGCAAAGAACCATTCGCGTTGCCGACATTGCGGGTATTAGAGCGCTTTTTGTTCATGCCAAGGACGATGAAGCCCGCGCCTTTTACGAGTATTTCAACTTCCGCCCAAGTCCTATTGACCCTTATCAATTGTTTTTGCTGACGAAGGATATTCGTCGGCTTGTGATGTGA
- a CDS encoding DUF1778 domain-containing protein: MQLEAESRSERIDIRTTPSAKRALQDAAAVSSKTVSEFLLDSALTKAAEVLADRRLFVLNDDEWAAFMEALDAPTQPMPRLERLFQEPSVLEKAGNL; the protein is encoded by the coding sequence ATGCAACTTGAAGCAGAATCGAGAAGCGAACGGATTGACATTCGCACCACCCCCAGCGCTAAACGTGCCTTGCAGGACGCGGCAGCGGTATCGAGTAAGACGGTTTCCGAATTCCTGCTTGATAGTGCCCTGACCAAAGCCGCCGAGGTTCTGGCGGATCGGCGTTTGTTCGTGTTGAACGATGACGAATGGGCGGCGTTTATGGAGGCGTTGGACGCCCCCACACAGCCGATGCCCCGGCTTGAGCGGCTTTTTCAGGAACCGAGCGTTCTTGAGAAAGCGGGTAATCTATGA
- a CDS encoding reverse transcriptase family protein produces MQNKIKNYPHTESPIYYLRTKKRLSKILGISIKDIQKLAGACDSYKEWDEINEKGKSRHIENPCYNLKVIQKRIADLLSRISPPDFLFCPVKRRSYITNAKQHVGQKHVVCLDIKEYFVSTSSKRVYWFFHSYMKCSEDVAGILTAISTIKGRLPTGSPLSPILSYFAHVDMWDEISRIAKDAQCIITVYMDDLTISGKEVPQWVMWEIRQQISRCGLKYHKEKNYRNGFSEITGIIVKDKLALPNRQHLKTHKLRKELTLAATQEQKSTILRKISGCKSQNNQVLASNDFI; encoded by the coding sequence ATGCAGAATAAAATAAAAAATTATCCGCATACAGAATCTCCAATTTATTATCTTAGGACAAAAAAACGTCTCTCTAAAATTCTTGGTATAAGCATTAAAGACATTCAAAAACTTGCTGGGGCATGTGATTCTTACAAAGAATGGGACGAAATTAACGAAAAAGGCAAATCAAGGCACATAGAAAACCCATGTTATAACCTTAAAGTTATTCAGAAAAGAATAGCTGACCTCCTATCGAGAATCTCGCCTCCTGATTTTCTCTTCTGTCCAGTCAAGCGAAGGTCATACATTACAAATGCGAAGCAGCATGTTGGTCAGAAACATGTTGTATGCCTTGATATAAAGGAATATTTTGTTTCTACGTCATCTAAGCGTGTCTATTGGTTTTTTCATAGCTACATGAAATGCTCTGAAGACGTAGCAGGGATACTTACGGCCATATCAACAATCAAGGGGAGACTTCCTACAGGTAGCCCTCTAAGTCCGATTCTCTCATATTTTGCCCATGTTGATATGTGGGATGAAATTTCCAGAATCGCAAAAGATGCTCAGTGCATCATTACTGTTTATATGGATGATTTAACAATATCAGGGAAAGAAGTTCCTCAATGGGTAATGTGGGAAATTCGCCAGCAAATTAGCCGCTGTGGACTTAAGTATCATAAGGAAAAGAATTACCGCAATGGATTCTCTGAAATTACCGGCATAATTGTAAAAGATAAACTGGCCCTTCCTAATAGACAGCATCTAAAAACGCATAAACTACGAAAAGAGCTAACATTAGCCGCTACCCAAGAACAAAAGAGCACTATTTTACGTAAAATTAGCGGCTGCAAATCTCAAAATAATCAAGTTCTCGCATCCAACGACTTTATTTAA